From the Lysobacterales bacterium genome, one window contains:
- a CDS encoding VOC family protein, whose amino-acid sequence MKYLHTMVRVSDLDASLRFYRDALGLRELSRRDYPQGRFTLVFLAAPGDEAAQVELTCNWDPEVYVGGRNFGHLAYAVDDIYAACERLQAHGVTINRPPRDGRMAFVRSPDQISIELLQRGDPLPPTEPWLSMANVGVW is encoded by the coding sequence ATGAAATACCTGCACACCATGGTCCGCGTGAGCGATCTCGATGCGTCGCTGCGCTTTTATCGCGATGCGCTCGGGCTTCGGGAGTTGTCGCGCCGGGACTATCCGCAAGGTCGGTTCACCCTGGTGTTCCTGGCGGCGCCGGGTGATGAGGCGGCGCAGGTCGAGTTGACCTGCAACTGGGACCCCGAGGTCTATGTCGGCGGACGCAATTTCGGGCATCTTGCCTACGCTGTCGATGACATCTATGCGGCCTGCGAACGTCTGCAGGCGCATGGGGTGACGATCAATCGTCCGCCGCGCGACGGGCGCATGGCCTTCGTGCGTTCGCCCGACCAGATCTCGATCGAGCTGTTGCAGCGCGGTGATCCGCTGCCGCCGACGGAGCCGTGGCTGTCGATGGCCAACGTCGGCGTCTGGTAG